From the genome of Roseivivax sp. THAF197b:
CGACTTCTGGTAACAGGGGGCGGCCGAAAGAACCCGGTCATGATGCGGATGCTGGCCGCCGGGCTCGACTGCGCGGTCGAACCGGTCGAAGCGGTCGGCCTCGACGGCGATATGCTGGAAGCCCAGGCATTCGGATTCCTGGCCGTGCGTGTCTTGCGAGGCCTGCCCACTTCGGGGCCGTCAACGACCGGTGTGCGTGCGCTCGTCGGCGGGGGTGAGGTCTCGCGGCCACAGGGATAGATCGGCAATGCGCGCGGCATCTTTGCGGCCTTTCGCTTGCACGTCGTGCATGCACTATTTCCGGATGCAAGGAGCTGCCGCTTATGCCAATTCAAACCGTGCATCGCGCCCGTGACCGCGGTGTCGAACCGATCTCGTTGCGCTTCGCAGAGGGGGGAAGGTCTGATGCCTGTATCACGCGCGGATGTCCTGCATAGAATGGGACGCCAAGAAATATGAGCTTCCCGTTCACACTGCAGAATCCGGTTGAGCATGGCGGCGCGCCGCCCTCACGGACCGGCATCGTCGTGATTGGCGGTGGCGTGATCGGCGTGGCGACGGCGCTTTATCTGGCGCGGGTAGGCCACGACGTGGCGCTTCTGGAAAAAGGCCGCATCGCGGCTGAACAATCCTCCAGGAACTGGGGCTGGATCCGCGTTCAGGGCCGCGACATGGCTGAAATCCCGGTCGCCCAGGACGCACAGCGCCTGTGGCAGGACCTCGATCGCGACTGCAAGGGCCGCCTTGGCCTGCGCGAAATCGGGGTGCATTACCTGACCCGCAGCGAAAAGAGCCTAGCGAATTACGCGAACTGGCTGGAAGCGGCGCGCGCCCATGGCGTCAGCTCGAAACTCATGTCAGCCAAGGACATTGCCGAGACTTTGCCGGGCGCTGCATCGGACTGGATCGGCGGGCTTTACACGCCCACCGACATGAAGGCCGAGCCCTGGGTCGCGGTGCCGGAGCTTGCGCGTCTCGCGGCACAGGAAGGTGCGCGGATCGTGGAGCGTTGCGCGACCCGTGCGCTCGATATCGAGGCGGGTCGCGTCGTCGGGGTGGTGACCGAACGGGGCCGCGTCAAAGCCGATGCGGTCGTGTTGGCAGGCGGGGCCTGGTCGGCGCTCTTGCTGCGGCGGCACGGTGTGACGATCCCGCAATTGTCCGTCCGCTCAACAGCGCTCGAGACCGGGCCCATGCCGCAAGTCACCGGGACCGCGGGCGTCGATGACCGCATGGCCTTCCGTCCGCGCGAGGATGGTGGCTACACCCTGGCCCCCTCGACCCTGTCGGAGCTTTACCTCGGCCCGGACGCGTTGCGGGCCACGCGGAAATACCTGCCGGTGCTCCGCCAGGGCGGCTTCGAGGTGAAGTTGCGCGCCCGTGCGCCAGAGGGCTATCCCGACGCCTGGTCCACGCCCCGCCAATGGTCCGAGGATCAGGCCTCACCATTCGAGGCGATGCGCATCCTCAGCCCCGAACCCAATCGCGACAAGGCCGCGAGTGCCGCGGCAGCCTTTGCGGCGGCTTTTCCTGAAGCCGGAGAGGTCGGCATTCGGACCGCCTGGGCGGGCATGATCGATGTCCTGCCGGATGTCGTTCCGGTCGTGGATCAAGTGGCGCCCTTGCCGGGACTGGTCGTGGCGACGGGCATGTGCGGGCATGGCTTCGGGGCGGGCCCGGCCTTCGGGCGGATTGCCGCGGCGCTGGCGACCGGCGAGACGCCGGGCCACGACCTCGACCGCTTCCGTTTCGGGCGTTTTTCCGACGGCTCCCGCATGGTGCCGGGGCCAAACCTGTAAGCTCTCTTGCAGGGCGCCGGGCCTTGGGGCAGGGTCGCGCCACACCCCAGCAAGGAGTTGCTCGATGCCGGTCAAGAACCGAATTGCCGAGATGCATGACGAGATCGCCGCCTGGCGGCGCGACCTTCACCAGCACCCCGAAATCCTTTTCGAGACACACCGCACCGCGGCCTTCGTTGCCGAAAAGCTGCGCGCATTCGGATGTGACGAGGTGGTCGAGGGCATCGGCCGCACCGGTGTCGTGGGCGTGATCCGGGGCAAATCGAACGCGTCCGCCCGAACGGTCGGCTTGCGCGCGGATATGGACGCGCTTCCGATCGAGGAGGCGACGGGGCTCGACTATGCCTCGAAAACGCCGGGCGCGATGCATGCCTGCGGGCATGATGGGCATACCGCGATGCTTCTGGGTGCTGCGCAATACCTCGCGGAGACGCGGAATTTCGACGGCACTTGCGTGGTCATCTTCCAGCCCGCCGAAGAGGGCGGCGGCGGCGGGCGCGAGATGTGCCGGGACGGGCTGATGGCGCGCTGGAATATCGGAGAAGTCTACGGCATGCACAATTGGCCGGGTATGCCGCTGGGCCAGTTCGCGATCCGTCCGGGACCGTTCTTCGCCGCCACGGACCTCTTCGAGATCGTGATCGAAGGGCAGGGCGGACATGCGGCCAAGCCGCACCAGACGATCGATCCGGTCGTGGCAGCCGCGCAGGTGGTGACCGCGGCGCAATCCATCGCTGCGCGCAATGCCGATCCGGTGGAGCAGCTGGTGGTCTCTGTGACCTCGTTTGAAACCTCGTCCAAGGCGTTCAACGTGATCCCGCAGCGGGTCATGCTGAAAGGCACGGTGCGCACCCTGAGCCAGGAGATGCGCGATCTGGCCGAAACCCGCCTGACCGCCATCGCGGAGCACACGGCGCTGGCCATGGGCTGCACCGCCAAGGTCGATTACCAGCGCAATTACCCCGTGATGGTGAACACCGATGCGGAGACGGAATTCGCGGCCGAAGCCGGGCGCGCCGTGTCGGGCCAATGTGACGACGCGCCGCTGATCATGGGGGGCGAGGATTTCGCCTTCATGCTGGAAGAGCGGCCGGGGGCCTATATCCTCGTGGGCAATGGCGACAGCGCGGACGTGCATCACCCGGAATACAACTTCAACGATGATGCGATCCCGGCGGGCGCGTCTTTCTGGGCGGAACTGGTGGAGCGGCGATTGCCTGCCGCCTGACGCGCCGCCCGTGATCCAGAGGTCCGCGCGCGCAAGGCGCGCGGGCATGTCTGGCCGTCTGATCGTGCCGATCATCCGGGCGGATTGGGGCGCTGCCCCAAACCCCGGCGGTTTTCGGGAAAGGTGAAGCGGGGGCGAGCGCGCCTGTTCGCGGGGTTCGCGCGGATCCGGCATGCGGGACCCGCCCGGTGCCGGAACGAGGGTGCCTTGCCCCTCGGGATGCGCCGCCTTATGTCTTGGCCCAACCGGAACGCGACAGGGAGCCCGCGCCACATGCAGACGCCCTATTACCTGATCGACAAATCCCGTCTTCAGCCCAACATGGAAAAGATCGCCTGGCTGCGCGAGGCCTCGGGCGCCAAGTCGCTCCTGGCGCTCAAGTGTTTCGCCACATGGGGCGTGTTCGATTTCATGTCGGAATACATGGA
Proteins encoded in this window:
- a CDS encoding FAD-binding oxidoreductase, with translation MSFPFTLQNPVEHGGAPPSRTGIVVIGGGVIGVATALYLARVGHDVALLEKGRIAAEQSSRNWGWIRVQGRDMAEIPVAQDAQRLWQDLDRDCKGRLGLREIGVHYLTRSEKSLANYANWLEAARAHGVSSKLMSAKDIAETLPGAASDWIGGLYTPTDMKAEPWVAVPELARLAAQEGARIVERCATRALDIEAGRVVGVVTERGRVKADAVVLAGGAWSALLLRRHGVTIPQLSVRSTALETGPMPQVTGTAGVDDRMAFRPREDGGYTLAPSTLSELYLGPDALRATRKYLPVLRQGGFEVKLRARAPEGYPDAWSTPRQWSEDQASPFEAMRILSPEPNRDKAASAAAAFAAAFPEAGEVGIRTAWAGMIDVLPDVVPVVDQVAPLPGLVVATGMCGHGFGAGPAFGRIAAALATGETPGHDLDRFRFGRFSDGSRMVPGPNL
- a CDS encoding M20 aminoacylase family protein encodes the protein MPVKNRIAEMHDEIAAWRRDLHQHPEILFETHRTAAFVAEKLRAFGCDEVVEGIGRTGVVGVIRGKSNASARTVGLRADMDALPIEEATGLDYASKTPGAMHACGHDGHTAMLLGAAQYLAETRNFDGTCVVIFQPAEEGGGGGREMCRDGLMARWNIGEVYGMHNWPGMPLGQFAIRPGPFFAATDLFEIVIEGQGGHAAKPHQTIDPVVAAAQVVTAAQSIAARNADPVEQLVVSVTSFETSSKAFNVIPQRVMLKGTVRTLSQEMRDLAETRLTAIAEHTALAMGCTAKVDYQRNYPVMVNTDAETEFAAEAGRAVSGQCDDAPLIMGGEDFAFMLEERPGAYILVGNGDSADVHHPEYNFNDDAIPAGASFWAELVERRLPAA